DNA from Flavobacterium aestivum:
GTGTTTTAACAAACAGTGATGTGCTGTCCCCTGTATTTATTTCTTCTTCTTTGCTTTTCGCAATGGGGCTTCAAAATGCGCTCGTTACCAGAATTTCCCAATCTGTGGTTAGAACTACCCATCTTACAGGGTTATTTACTGATTTAGGAATAGAGCTGTCCCAATTATTCTTTTACAAAGAAAAACCACAACAAATAATCTTAAACAAAAGTATTTACTTAAAGCTGATAATTATTATTTCCTTCTTCTTTGGAGGTTTCATTGGGGGATTTTGCTATAACTATTTTGGTTTAGAAGCTCTTTTACTTCCCGCAGGGCTATTGTTGACTGTATTATGGTACGATCATTTATTGTTTCGTTATTATAATTTAAAAAGAAAACTCAGACGACCAATTCTGAAATAAAAAAATAATTAATAAAAAAAGATATTCTGTAACAGCTAAAAATGAATAGTAAAATGGAAATCATACTATAATTAACAATCATCTGCTCAAACTGCGGAGAAAAAAAGAAGAAACAATCTACTGATGCCTGCCAATTTTTTTATGAGTATGAAAACTGTAAGATTATATTAAAACCCCAACAAAGGCATTGTTGTGTGTATTGCAGTTATGGAAGTATAAAAGTCCGCCTATTCAACAAGATAAGTGTTGTTGAAAAAACAGGTATTTTTCTTGACTAAGATGACACTATCTTCTTTTCTTTTCATATTCGCGACCAAAGAAAAGAAGCAAAAGAAGATCGCTTTGGATTTACAATTTTCACTATTTTTTTTAACCCAATTTTTGCTTTACTTCATTGATATCATTGCTGAGTCTTTGGAACATTTGCTCCACGCTTAAAAGCGAAGCTATTTCCTGTTTACTATCATCCCTGCCAATATGAGCCACATATTCCCAAATCTCCAAAATATCAGAGAGCTTAATATCGTAGGGACTG
Protein-coding regions in this window:
- a CDS encoding GDCCVxC domain-containing (seleno)protein, which translates into the protein MCSNCGEKKKKQSTDACQFFYEYENCKIILKPQQRHCCVYCSYGSIKVRLFNKISVVEKTGIFLD
- a CDS encoding YoaK family protein, producing the protein MFRHKGKGRTYLHNLKLASILSGVAGIVNIIGVLTVNTLTTNVTGHFAFFSEQLFLKNYEVAFTFLYYIFFFLFGAFISGLIMEWVSKRKSHTSYVIPISIEITIMIMIGISSSVLTNSDVLSPVFISSSLLFAMGLQNALVTRISQSVVRTTHLTGLFTDLGIELSQLFFYKEKPQQIILNKSIYLKLIIIISFFFGGFIGGFCYNYFGLEALLLPAGLLLTVLWYDHLLFRYYNLKRKLRRPILK